The following proteins come from a genomic window of Sinorhizobium fredii NGR234:
- a CDS encoding glycosyltransferase family 2 protein, protein MASVDIVIPCYQHGHFLRDCVDSVLGQQVNDLRMLIIDNASTDSSPQVARELAARHNRIEIVLRTRNLGHHASFNEGVDWAKADYFMVLCSDDLLAPGSLARMVSVMEQNPQTSFAYGADVHWHEGEPFPGKSDVGPPAPWRVRDGTDFIVERCRNPEAYIAAGMVLARTSAHKAAGHYRTDLPHTDDFEMLLRLARLGSVANTDAVLGVKRMHSQNRTHDFLAERTRDLVERVAALDSFFSREGRAMADADRLLRLGRRSIAERAYWCGVKDLTRGRASAIALFRLAVRLDPRVALIPPFRYLFRMERGLLETVRGMQQG, encoded by the coding sequence ATGGCAAGCGTCGATATCGTCATTCCCTGTTACCAGCACGGGCATTTCCTACGCGACTGCGTCGACAGTGTCCTTGGTCAGCAGGTAAATGACCTACGGATGCTGATCATCGACAATGCCTCCACGGACTCCAGTCCCCAGGTCGCGCGCGAACTCGCAGCCAGACACAACCGTATCGAGATCGTCCTGCGCACCCGCAACCTCGGTCATCATGCCTCTTTCAATGAAGGCGTGGACTGGGCAAAGGCCGACTACTTCATGGTCTTGTGCTCGGACGATCTCCTTGCGCCTGGCAGTCTGGCGCGAATGGTTTCCGTTATGGAACAGAATCCGCAGACCAGCTTTGCCTACGGCGCCGACGTTCACTGGCACGAAGGGGAGCCGTTTCCTGGGAAGAGCGACGTGGGCCCTCCCGCGCCATGGCGGGTGCGTGACGGAACGGATTTCATTGTCGAGCGCTGCCGCAACCCGGAAGCATACATTGCCGCCGGCATGGTGCTCGCGCGCACCTCGGCGCATAAGGCTGCCGGCCATTACCGCACCGATCTCCCTCACACCGACGATTTTGAAATGCTGCTGCGCCTGGCCCGGCTCGGCAGCGTGGCCAATACCGACGCGGTCCTTGGCGTCAAACGCATGCACAGCCAAAACAGAACGCACGATTTCCTCGCCGAGCGAACCCGCGACCTGGTCGAGAGGGTGGCGGCGCTCGACAGCTTCTTCAGCCGCGAGGGACGTGCCATGGCCGACGCCGACAGGCTGTTGCGCCTGGGCAGGCGCAGCATCGCCGAGCGCGCCTATTGGTGCGGAGTCAAGGATCTCACGCGTGGCCGTGCAAGTGCGATTGCGCTTTTCAGGCTCGCCGTTCGGCTCGATCCGCGTGTGGCGCTGATCCCGCCTTTCCGTTATCTCTTCCGGATGGAACGCGGCCTCCTCGAGACCGTCCGCGGAATGCAGCAGGGTTGA
- a CDS encoding lipopolysaccharide biosynthesis protein → MSGMTRRRDCRKKGWSAKFAGGNGRKAIWDPERMAAVKRALLLSTGERYFALASNFVTVAVVSRILTPAEIGVSVIGMAIVGIAMSAREFASANFLIQRQHLTRADVRGAFTVMLLFTSIITIALASSAPLLADAYGDERLSPYLRVIAAAFFLELVAAPIITLLRRDMAFGKIAAINTSGAVAAAAVTISLALLGFSYMSFAWAWVASAVVTGLLAVGLSRQFWIYRPSLVGWRGMVAFGGYNGATSLLYKTYEALPYLLLGRILSLDAAALYSRGLMICQLPDKVILGGAISVILPAFSAEARQGRSLKQPYLNALGLITALQWPALLVLAALAYPIVDLLLGDQWYGVVPIVQIVAIASLFSFSFELNYPVLVSIGAVHDIFRRALIVCPVSVVIITAAAFFGLRAVAFSLLLVIPFQAFVALTFVRRHIMIGWLEIWSAVWRSAAVAAITVSGPLAAVIYIGSGFEISLVEALSAAALAAAGWLLGLWLTGHALLTELFDGLQISGAAGWWRQGS, encoded by the coding sequence ATGTCCGGCATGACGCGGCGACGGGATTGCAGGAAAAAAGGGTGGTCGGCGAAGTTTGCGGGAGGCAACGGCCGCAAAGCAATCTGGGACCCCGAACGCATGGCGGCTGTCAAACGCGCACTCCTTCTGAGTACTGGCGAACGCTATTTCGCGCTGGCCAGCAATTTCGTGACGGTGGCGGTTGTTTCCAGAATTCTCACGCCGGCCGAGATTGGCGTTTCGGTGATTGGAATGGCCATTGTCGGCATCGCTATGTCGGCTCGTGAGTTTGCGAGCGCGAATTTCCTCATCCAGCGTCAGCACCTGACGCGCGCCGATGTACGTGGCGCCTTCACCGTAATGCTGCTTTTCACTTCGATCATCACCATCGCTCTGGCCTCTTCGGCCCCGTTGCTGGCGGACGCTTACGGCGACGAGCGGCTGTCGCCGTATCTGCGGGTCATAGCTGCCGCCTTTTTTCTCGAACTGGTGGCCGCTCCGATCATCACGCTGCTGCGCCGCGACATGGCCTTCGGCAAGATCGCAGCCATCAATACCTCTGGCGCGGTTGCAGCGGCGGCCGTGACCATTTCGCTTGCGCTGCTTGGCTTCAGCTATATGAGCTTTGCGTGGGCATGGGTTGCGAGTGCCGTTGTCACAGGTCTCCTGGCGGTTGGGCTCAGCCGTCAGTTCTGGATCTACAGGCCTTCGTTGGTCGGCTGGCGCGGCATGGTCGCCTTCGGCGGCTACAATGGTGCGACAAGCCTTCTCTATAAGACATACGAAGCCCTGCCCTACCTCCTTCTTGGCAGAATCCTGTCCCTCGACGCCGCAGCGCTCTACAGCCGCGGTCTGATGATTTGCCAGCTCCCCGACAAGGTCATACTGGGCGGCGCTATATCGGTGATCCTGCCGGCCTTCTCGGCCGAAGCGCGGCAAGGCAGAAGCTTGAAGCAGCCTTACCTCAACGCGCTTGGACTGATCACGGCTCTGCAATGGCCAGCGCTCCTGGTGCTTGCGGCTCTGGCCTATCCGATCGTCGACTTACTGCTGGGAGATCAATGGTATGGCGTTGTGCCCATTGTTCAGATCGTAGCGATTGCCTCGTTGTTCTCCTTCAGCTTCGAACTGAACTATCCAGTACTGGTTTCGATAGGCGCCGTGCATGACATCTTTCGACGCGCGCTGATCGTCTGTCCCGTCTCCGTCGTCATCATCACCGCCGCAGCTTTCTTCGGACTTCGAGCGGTGGCGTTCAGCCTGCTCTTAGTGATTCCGTTCCAGGCTTTTGTTGCGCTGACATTTGTGCGCCGGCATATAATGATTGGTTGGCTGGAAATCTGGAGCGCCGTGTGGCGCAGCGCCGCCGTGGCCGCCATCACTGTTTCGGGCCCCCTGGCCGCCGTGATCTATATCGGATCGGGCTTCGAGATTTCCCTCGTCGAGGCTTTGAGCGCGGCCGCTCTCGCTGCGGCCGGATGGCTACTCGGCCTATGGCTGACCGGTCATGCCCTTCTCACCGAACTGTTTGATGGGTTGCAGATTTCCGGCGCAGCAGGTTGGTGGCGCCAGGGGTCCTAG
- a CDS encoding DUF4038 domain-containing protein: MITKKEIEPVPYRSAFENDVEGASTRSGRPPRRQGAQRVPKRFALAVCLLFTATFAGQACETPSVNYDGASFPLGVRPGKRHLEDASGRPFFMQGDTAWSLVVQLTREDAERYLRDRKARGFNTILVNLIEHRFATGAPANAYGERPFLRDGDYATPNEAYFEHADWVLEKACELGFLVLLTPSYVGNGGGPEGWYQEMEDSGAESMRDYGRFLGRRYGDYNNLVWVQGGDYNPPDKDLIRALVEGIKENDPDALHTAHGSPGSPALEHWSGEPWLAINNVYTYGPVHSAALSEYGRKEAMPFFLMESAYENEHDASEHRLRMQAYQAVLSGAMGHIFGNNPIWHFDGPGLYPAPVSWQKSLDSRGARSMTLLLKVMSSLKWWLLEPDVANTLLVEGRGSEKARAVAARAGDGSFALVYLPTSRSITLDLSRLAGSGIEARWIDPSSGRSRPAEGSPFEPNRQTLKPAPTNEAGFTDWVLELRSQAMGHNL, translated from the coding sequence TTGATCACAAAGAAAGAGATCGAACCCGTGCCTTATCGATCAGCCTTTGAAAACGATGTCGAAGGAGCTTCCACGCGGTCCGGCCGGCCGCCGAGGCGCCAGGGCGCCCAGCGGGTGCCGAAGCGCTTCGCCTTGGCGGTTTGCCTACTGTTTACCGCGACCTTCGCCGGACAAGCGTGCGAAACCCCATCGGTGAACTATGACGGCGCTTCTTTTCCGCTCGGTGTCCGGCCCGGAAAACGCCATCTTGAGGACGCCTCGGGCCGCCCCTTCTTCATGCAGGGAGACACCGCCTGGTCGCTTGTCGTCCAGCTAACACGTGAAGATGCGGAGCGGTACTTGCGGGACCGGAAGGCCCGCGGGTTCAACACGATATTGGTCAATCTGATCGAACATCGCTTTGCCACGGGCGCCCCCGCCAACGCCTATGGCGAGCGCCCGTTCTTGCGTGACGGGGACTACGCCACCCCTAACGAGGCCTATTTCGAGCACGCCGACTGGGTTCTGGAAAAAGCGTGCGAGCTTGGTTTTCTGGTGCTGCTTACGCCGTCCTATGTCGGCAACGGAGGCGGCCCGGAAGGCTGGTATCAAGAGATGGAGGATAGCGGAGCCGAAAGCATGCGCGATTACGGCCGCTTCTTAGGAAGACGATACGGAGACTACAATAATCTCGTCTGGGTGCAGGGCGGCGACTACAACCCGCCGGACAAGGACCTGATCCGTGCGCTGGTCGAGGGTATAAAGGAGAACGATCCCGACGCACTCCACACAGCCCATGGTTCGCCGGGCAGTCCCGCTCTCGAACACTGGAGTGGCGAGCCATGGCTGGCGATAAACAATGTCTATACCTACGGGCCGGTGCACAGTGCCGCACTGTCGGAGTATGGCCGCAAAGAAGCCATGCCATTCTTCCTGATGGAGAGCGCCTACGAGAACGAGCACGATGCGAGCGAACATCGCCTCCGCATGCAGGCCTACCAGGCTGTTCTTTCGGGCGCCATGGGACACATTTTCGGAAACAATCCGATCTGGCATTTCGACGGGCCGGGCCTCTATCCGGCGCCAGTAAGCTGGCAAAAGTCCCTCGACAGCCGTGGGGCTCGAAGCATGACCCTTCTCCTGAAGGTGATGTCGTCGCTCAAATGGTGGCTGTTGGAACCCGATGTCGCGAACACACTTCTGGTCGAGGGGCGCGGAAGTGAAAAGGCGCGCGCGGTGGCCGCGCGAGCAGGCGACGGCTCGTTCGCTCTGGTCTACCTGCCGACCAGCCGAAGCATCACGCTGGATCTGTCCCGGCTTGCGGGTTCAGGAATCGAGGCAAGATGGATTGATCCATCCAGCGGTCGATCTCGCCCTGCAGAGGGTTCTCCATTCGAACCGAACCGGCAGACGTTGAAGCCGGCCCCGACGAACGAAGCCGGTTTCACTGACTGGGTCCTCGAGCTGCGTTCGCAAGCCATGGGTCATAACCTATGA
- a CDS encoding polysaccharide pyruvyl transferase family protein, producing MTAGDSIARRLAGPQVDAAPEPGQAGLASPTVRGRRAKIALFGLFGCGNLGNDGSLEAMIEFLRHHRPDADLVCICDNPEEVTRKFGIATQPISWSRYLTGVARKLDRLFLKIPGKMVDLVQTLRHIRKRDLVIVPGTGILDDFGERPYGMPLDIFRWCLGARMVGARIALVSIGAGPIRHRLSRWLMTAAARMAHYRSYRDTQSKEFMESVGLDTGRDFVFPDVAFKLQTPAIPPPKSAGAERMTVGVGVMSYYGWYGFARGGEAIFAAYIKKLAKFVVYLLDNGHDVRLLTGELTDKTAVDALIEEVGRARPDLPSSRMIAEPSLSLNDLMLQISAVDIVVATRFHNVVCALKLGRPTISLGYARKNDVLMEEMGLGALCQHVERFDVESLIDQFATVVLSREDCRRRINDRVRQFEDDLDRQGAHLLTLI from the coding sequence ATGACCGCCGGCGACAGCATTGCAAGACGCCTCGCAGGGCCCCAAGTCGACGCAGCGCCGGAGCCGGGGCAGGCCGGACTTGCTTCCCCCACCGTGCGCGGAAGGCGCGCTAAGATTGCCCTGTTCGGGCTTTTTGGTTGCGGCAATCTCGGCAATGACGGATCGCTCGAAGCGATGATCGAGTTTCTCAGGCATCATCGGCCGGATGCGGATCTTGTCTGTATATGTGACAACCCGGAGGAGGTGACGCGAAAATTTGGCATTGCTACCCAGCCGATCAGTTGGTCGCGGTATTTGACTGGCGTGGCGCGCAAGCTCGATCGGTTATTTCTGAAAATCCCGGGCAAGATGGTCGACCTTGTGCAAACGCTGAGACATATCCGCAAGCGTGATCTCGTAATCGTTCCCGGCACAGGCATCCTCGACGACTTCGGCGAGCGCCCTTACGGCATGCCGCTCGATATCTTCAGGTGGTGTCTTGGCGCACGGATGGTGGGCGCCAGGATCGCGCTCGTCAGCATCGGGGCAGGCCCTATCCGGCATCGCCTCAGTCGGTGGCTGATGACGGCCGCCGCACGCATGGCGCACTACCGATCCTACCGCGACACCCAGTCGAAGGAGTTCATGGAGAGCGTCGGTTTGGATACAGGCCGGGATTTCGTCTTTCCCGATGTCGCATTCAAGCTGCAGACGCCCGCAATCCCGCCGCCAAAATCCGCAGGCGCAGAACGCATGACGGTTGGCGTCGGGGTGATGAGCTACTACGGGTGGTACGGTTTCGCGCGCGGCGGAGAGGCAATATTCGCCGCCTATATCAAGAAACTGGCGAAATTCGTCGTCTATCTGCTCGACAACGGCCATGACGTCCGCCTCCTGACGGGAGAGTTGACCGACAAGACAGCCGTAGACGCTCTTATCGAAGAGGTGGGCCGTGCCAGGCCGGACCTGCCGTCCTCCAGAATGATCGCAGAACCCTCCTTGTCGCTGAACGACCTGATGCTCCAGATCTCGGCAGTCGACATTGTGGTTGCGACACGCTTCCATAACGTCGTTTGCGCGCTGAAGCTTGGTCGGCCAACCATTTCCCTGGGATATGCACGCAAAAACGACGTGCTGATGGAAGAAATGGGGTTGGGCGCCTTGTGCCAACATGTGGAACGGTTTGACGTCGAAAGCCTGATCGACCAGTTCGCCACCGTTGTTCTGTCGCGCGAGGATTGCCGCCGGAGGATTAATGACCGGGTCCGACAGTTCGAAGACGACCTCGACCGCCAGGGCGCCCACCTGCTGACGCTGATCTGA
- a CDS encoding DUF4214 domain-containing protein — MFTRLTIGTVCLLATTASASADILWGVNGHPITAYPGIGIERQLDFLKDLGMKSYRINISDAGRASDLAVLVKEGKERGIDILPVIIPGDIDLDKESAEELYDKAHELAVTLGSQFKDDIRVWELGNEMENYAIIKPCEKRDDGSQYPCEWGPAGGVGSLEYYGPRWAKVSAVLKGLSDGMTAVDPQIRKAIGTAGWGHVGAFERMRQDGIKWDVSVWHMYGEDPEWALKKLAEYGQPIWVTEFNNPYGSQRSEQQQAEGLKQAMMRLKELQGEYKVEAAHVYELLDETYWAPSFEAYMGLIRLIAKSDGGWIIGEPKPAYIAVREFIRGQRPTPRPRRDCDPAQSGISTPLSVRQASFAFCLVLGRKGDTETMKRWVEALESDETNVTTMMLTLMRSDEFNRRYAAFGLTDRAYVGFLYQLLLGRPADEYGLDTYAKHLSGGTMTREHVALGIILSSEFQSKYAANLDVNSVTSLPPG; from the coding sequence ATGTTTACTCGGCTGACGATCGGAACGGTTTGTCTGTTGGCCACGACCGCCTCCGCCTCCGCGGACATTCTCTGGGGTGTCAACGGCCATCCAATCACTGCCTATCCCGGCATCGGAATTGAGCGACAACTCGATTTCCTCAAGGATCTTGGGATGAAATCCTACCGGATAAACATCTCTGATGCGGGTAGGGCGTCGGACCTTGCCGTCCTTGTGAAGGAAGGAAAGGAGCGCGGCATAGATATTCTTCCGGTGATCATTCCTGGTGATATAGACCTCGACAAAGAGAGTGCCGAAGAGCTCTACGACAAGGCTCACGAACTCGCCGTCACGCTCGGTTCCCAGTTTAAGGATGACATACGCGTCTGGGAATTGGGGAACGAGATGGAAAATTATGCAATCATCAAACCCTGCGAAAAGCGCGACGATGGCAGCCAATATCCCTGCGAATGGGGACCTGCCGGCGGAGTTGGCTCTCTCGAATACTATGGTCCGCGCTGGGCAAAGGTAAGCGCGGTTTTAAAGGGTCTGTCAGATGGCATGACTGCGGTCGACCCCCAAATCCGCAAGGCGATCGGTACGGCAGGCTGGGGGCACGTCGGTGCCTTTGAACGGATGCGGCAGGACGGGATCAAGTGGGATGTCTCCGTCTGGCATATGTATGGCGAAGATCCCGAATGGGCGCTTAAGAAGCTCGCAGAGTACGGTCAGCCAATATGGGTCACCGAATTCAACAATCCCTACGGAAGCCAGCGCAGCGAACAGCAGCAGGCCGAAGGTCTGAAGCAGGCGATGATGCGCTTGAAGGAGTTGCAGGGGGAATACAAGGTCGAGGCCGCGCACGTTTACGAACTTCTGGACGAGACCTATTGGGCCCCCAGCTTCGAGGCCTACATGGGCCTGATAAGACTGATTGCGAAGAGTGACGGCGGCTGGATAATAGGGGAGCCCAAACCGGCATACATTGCCGTCAGGGAGTTCATCCGAGGACAACGCCCTACGCCGCGCCCTCGGAGAGACTGCGATCCAGCGCAGAGCGGGATTTCTACCCCCCTGTCTGTCCGACAGGCGAGTTTTGCCTTCTGTCTTGTGCTGGGCCGAAAGGGCGATACGGAAACCATGAAGCGTTGGGTGGAGGCATTGGAGAGTGACGAGACAAACGTCACGACAATGATGCTCACATTGATGCGATCCGACGAGTTCAACCGACGCTATGCAGCCTTTGGTCTGACTGACCGCGCCTATGTCGGTTTTCTCTATCAACTGCTCCTGGGCCGCCCGGCCGACGAATACGGTCTCGATACCTACGCCAAGCATCTTAGCGGAGGCACAATGACGCGGGAGCATGTGGCCTTGGGCATCATACTATCGAGCGAATTTCAGTCCAAATATGCAGCCAATCTCGACGTCAATAGCGTCACTTCGCTACCGCCCGGCTAA